A section of the Amblyomma americanum isolate KBUSLIRL-KWMA chromosome 2, ASM5285725v1, whole genome shotgun sequence genome encodes:
- the LOC144121167 gene encoding uncharacterized protein LOC144121167: MRRKPFSSAAFSEKHESAVSWRTQLIVFVVLLTWPSWGASTVCYAKEENGNVGKPLSGDSSWLPKKTPDNTVVGNGDSSELFPPRCPQTDSCKNRCGVTSDDEEYTCHCDQLCVKYGDCCVDVQKHCQVEALANPLSQRPPCVDDTDSPIDHSFFYVSKCPDGVDVDSEDEDDDVKVLGEDGIVYANGARARCNGATNAVPLALLDNSEAESSNHSTRLFVRTCVRAVDTCKLQETVFGEWNLAHLCAAFQGPVRSFQRASRKRKLHKNAYCALCNGDVPDLRCPGGVKTYSQKEMASSLFQDTQEKSYEATDDIPSSFSIVLNFGLDGVEKYKFSSESKETMIRNQQLCPDGFIWDPFAELCRQLYCGTQFTLVNSKCIQKPMDSADRNVTNSALFRVRSANYSRITVVMNISLDRSSQIQMDDLKESLLTSFVVHYNISQDRIKNLHVYILWDPEQVQKYLESSDNVLIVEEGDYALEDADIPDPANTTGSPATVITHFDLYEPIKDDVEPSISAILESLAGSFSLNSILLKELNATAAVSSVLSKPLVLEDWCGEQDGGIWREYWNDEFVFLPRSENGTGIGKVYINKTGRTFRTGDFVANVLIRVTGDQKSPVTNRIVIVCDRGTGLPKSCPRVDFNLTQVEIFENNTLVLYAGQGSLSVPCRHYQLMPYGRVRLCLDELQQGLRVRGQLFDGPLMALISLVLSAISIACLALVLTTYSLFSELRNLPGWNIIFLTGSLFVMQLSFLLSQRQSVQGMTCRAAAIVCHYTVVISFFWMNVLAYDLYKTFRTSGSAMGGTRRVSRHLPLYMLYAFGTPLVIVGTCLGLDYFDTPLSPSYGLFGVCWIVNKLSALTFFAVPVAVLLLLNFVFYVMTVYSVHSVARQKPGTVLRRHSSKCPATATTYVRMATGMGLTWVFGFVAAFVRSSENARTAFTYLFIVCNTLQGLFLFYAFVCNRKTYHLYRALFCNVRRGARAKLSTSSSVSSVSTVTSQASLASSVRSTLSNSARAASP, encoded by the exons ATGCGGAGAAAACCATTCTCATCGGCCGCCTTCAGTGAGAAGCATGAGTCCGCTGTCTCTTGGAGGACACAACTaattgtgtttgttgtgctgctTACATGGCCAAGCTGGGGGGCTTCCACTGTCTGTTACGCCAAAGAAGAGAACGGAAACGTCGGAAAGCCCCTCTCCGGTGACTCATCTTGGCTGCCTAAGAAGACCCCTGATAATACTGTGGTCGGCAACGGAGATAGCAGCGAGCTTTTTCCGCCCAGGTGTCCTCAGACCGACTCTTGTAAGAATCGCTGCGGAGTGACATCGGACGACGAAGAATACACCTGCCACTGCGACCAACTGTGCGTTAAATACGGTGACTGCTGTGTCGATGTCCAGAAGCACTGCCAGGTGGAAGCCCTCGCCAATCCACTCTCGCAGCGTCCTCCGTGCGTCGACGACACCGACTCTCCGATAGACCATTCCTTCTTTTATGTGTCCAAGTGTCCCGATGGCGTAGACGTTGACAGCGAAGATGAAGATGACGACGTAAAGGTTTTGGGTGAAGATGGCATCGTGTACGCGAATGGTGCACGCGCGCGCTGCAATGGCGCCACAAACGCCGTGCCACTGGCGCTGCTGGACAATTctgaagcagaaagcagcaaccATTCGACGCGATTGTTTGTCAGGACCTGCGTGCGGGCTGTCGACACGTGCAAACTTCAGGAGACAGTGTTTGGCGAGTGGAACCTAGCACACTTGTGCGCCGCATTTCAGGGCCCTGTGAGGTCTTTCCAGAGAGCCAGTCGCAAGCGAAAGCTCCATAAAAATGCCTACTGCGCACTCTGCAACGGAGACGTACCAGACCTTCGCTGTCCAGGTGGCGTGAAGACCTATAGTCAAAAAGAAATGGCGAGCTCGCTGTTTCAGGACACCCAGGAGAAAAGTTACGAGGCCACGGACGACATACCGTCGTCATTTTCCATTGTGCTCAACTTCGGTCTCGACGGCGTGGAGAAGTACAAGTTTTCTTCGGAAAGCAAAGAAACGATGATTCGCAATCAGCAGCTTTGTCCCGATGGTTTCATCTGGGATCCCTTTGCGGAACTTTGCCGGCAGCTGTACTGTGGCACCCAATTCACGTTGGTGAACTCGAAGTGCATACAGAAACCGATGGACAGCGCGGACCGCAACGTGACGAATTCAGCTCTTTTCAGGGTTAGGAGCGCGAACTATAGCCGCATTACGGTTGTGATGAACATCAGTCTGGATCGTTCCAGCCAAATACAAATGGATGATTTGAAAGAGTCTCTCTTGACTAGCTTTGTTGTGCACTACAACATTTCTCAAGACCGCattaaaaatttgcatgtttatATACTGTGGGACCCTGAACAAGTGCAAAAGTACCTCGAGAGCTCGGACAACGTGTTGATCGTTGAAGAGGGCGACTATGCATTGGAAGATGCCGACATTCCAGATCCCGCTAACACCACTGGCAGCCCGGCAACCGTGATCACGCACTTCGACCTTTACGAGCCCATAAAGGATGATGTCGAACCGTCAATAAGCGCCATCCTCGAGTCGCTAGCAGGTAGCTTCAGCTTGAACTCGATCCTCCTGAAGGAGTTGAACGCGACAGCCGCAGTGAGCAGCGTCCTGTCGAAGCCGCTTGTTCTCGAAGACTGGTGCGGTGAGCAGGACGGCGGCATATGGCGGGAGTACTGGAACGACGAATTCGTGTTTCTGCCCAGAAGCGAGAACGGCACCGGCATTGGCAAGGTCTACATCAACAAGACGGGCCGGACATTCAGGACAGGCGACTTTGTAGCCAACGTCCTCATCCGGGTCACCGGCGACCAGAAGTCCCCAGTGACCAACAGAATCGTGATCGTCTGCGACCGCGGAACGGGCCTGCCCAAGTCGTGCCCCCGAGTCGACTTCAACCTGACCCAAGTGGAGATATTCGAGAACAACACGCTTGTGCTGTACGCAGGACAGGGATCTCTTTCTGTCCCATGTCGTCACTACCAGCTGATGCCTTATGGAAGGGTGCGTCTCTGCCTGGACGAGCTGCAGCAGGGGCTCAGAGTCCGCGGCCAGCTATTCGATGGTCCACTCATGGCACTCATAAGCCTCGTTCTCAGCGCAATATCCATAGCGTGCCTCGCGCTCGTGTTGACCACGTACTCACTGTTCTCCGAGCTGCGAAATCTCCCAGGCTGGAACATTATCTTTCTAACAGGCTCACTGTTCGTCATGCAGCTAAGTTTTCTGCTCAGCCAGCGACAGTCTGTGCAGGGCATGACCTGCAGGGCAGCAGCCATTGTGTGCCATTACACGGTCGTCATCTCGTTTTTCTGGATGAATGTCCTCGCCTACGACCTCTACAAAACATTCCGGACAAGTGGCAGCGCGATGGGCGGAACCCGCAGGGTGTCCCGCCATCTTCCGCTCTACATGTTGTACGCCTTCGGTACGCCGCTCGTCATCGTGGGAACGTGCCTGGGGCTCGACTACTTCGACACGCCGCTGTCGCCGTCGTACGGACTGTTCGGTGTCTGctggattgtgaacaaactgtcGGCACTCACCTTTTTCGCTGTGCCCGTGGCGGTGCTCCTGCTGCTGAATTTTGTCTTCTACGTCATGACCGTCTACTCTGTCCACAGCGTGGCCAG GCAGAAGCCGGGCACTGTGCTGCGCCGCCATAGCAGCAAGTGCCCAGCGACGGCCACCACGTACGTGCGCATGGCGACAGGGATGGGCCTCACCTGGGTGTTCGGCTTCGTCGCAGCCTTCGTGCGCAGCTCCGAAAACGCCAGGACAGCCTTCACCTACCTTTTCATCGTGTGCAACACGCTGCAG